The following coding sequences are from one Vulpes vulpes isolate BD-2025 chromosome 12, VulVul3, whole genome shotgun sequence window:
- the KLHL17 gene encoding kelch-like protein 17 isoform X4, producing MQPRSERPAGRTQSPEHGSPGPGPEAPPPPPPPQPPAPEAERARPRQARPTAPMEGAMQLLSREGHTVSHNSKRHYHDAFVAMSRMRQRGLLCDIVLHVAAKEIRAHKVVLASCSPYFHAMFTNEMSESRQTHVTLHDIDPQALDQLVQFAYTAEIVVGEGNVQTLLPAASLLQLNGVRDACCKFLLSQLDPSNCLGIRGFADTHSCSDLLKAAHRYVLQHFVDVAKTEEFMLLPLKQVLELVSSDSLNVPSEEDVYRAVLSWVKHDVDARRQHVPRLMKCVRLPLLSRDFLLGHVDAESLVRHHPDCKDLLIEALKFHLLPEQRGVLGTSRTRPRRCEGAGPVLFAVGGGSLFAIHGDCEAYDTRTDRWHVVASMSTRRARVGVAAVGNRLYAVGGAERYDPLTGTWTSIAAMSTRRRYVRVAMLDGNLYAVGGYDSSSHLATVEKYEPQVNAWTPVASMLSRRSSAGVAVLEGALYVAGGNDGTSCLNSVERYSPKAGAWESVAPMNIRRSTHDLVAMDGWLYAVGGNDGSSSLNSIEKYNPRTNKWVAASCMFTRRSSVGVAVLELLNFPPPSSPTLSVSSTSL from the exons AAGCCCGGAACACGGCAGCCCGGGGCCCGGGCCGGAggcgccgccgccaccgccgccgccgcagccgccagC CCCGGAGGCAGAGCGTGCACGTCCTCGGCAGGCCCGGCCCACAGCCCCAATGGAGGGTGCAATGCAGCTGCTGAGCCGTGAGGGCCACACTGTGTCCCACAATTCCAAACGGCACTACCATGATGCCTTCGTGGCCATGAGCCGCATGCGGCAGCGTGGCCTCCTGTGTGACATCGTCCTGCACGTGGCAGCCAAGGAGATCCGAGCACACAAGGTGGTGCTGGCTTCTTGCAGCCCCTACTTCCACGCCATGTTCACAA ATGAGATGAGTGAAAGCCGCCAGACGCATGTGACTCTGCATGACATCGACCCTCAGGCCTTGGACCAGCTGGTGCAGTTTGCGTACACTGCTGAGATTGTGGTGGGCGAAGGAAACGTGCAG ACTCTGCTCCCAGCAGCCAGTCTCCTGCAGCTGAATGGCGTCCGTGACGCCTGCTGCAAGTTCCTGCTGAGTCAGCTCGACCCCTCCAACTGTCTGGGCATCCGGGGCTTTGCTGACACGCACTCATGCAGCGACCTGCTCAAGGCAGCACACAGGTATGTGCTGCAGCACTTCGTGGATGTGGCCAAGACTGAGGAGTTCATGCTGTTGCCACTAAAGCAG GTGCTGGAACTGGTCTCTAGCGACAGCCTGAACGTGCCTTCAGAGGAAGATGTCTACCGTGCCGTCCTGAGCTGGGTCAAACATGACGTGGATGCTCGGAGGCAGCATGTCCCGAGG ctGATGAAGTGTGTGCGCCTGCCCCTGCTGAGCCGGGACTTCCTGCTGGGCCACGTGGATGCAGAGAGCCTGGTGAGGCACCATCCTGACTGCAAGGACCTGCTTATTGAGGCCCTCAAGTTCCACCTGCTACCAGAGCAGAGGGGCGTTCTGGGCACCAGCCGTACACGGCCCCGGCGCTGTGAGGGAGCTGGCCCGGTGCTCTTTGCTGTGG GTGGTGGGAGCCTATTCGCCATCCATGGGGACTGTGAAGCCTACGACACACGCACTGACCGCTGGCACGTGGTGGCCTCCATGTCCACGCGCCGGGCCCGAGTGGGTGTGGCAGCAGTTGGGAACCGGCTATATGCTGTGGGTGG TGCTGAGCGCTATGACCCTCTGACGGGAACATGGACATCCATCGCTGCCATGAGCACCCGGAGGCGATATGTACGTGTAGCCATGCTTG ATGGGAACCTATATGCTGTGGGTGGTTATGATAGCTCATCACACCTGGCAACTGTGGAGAAGTATGAGCCCCAG GTAAACGCATGGACCCCCGTGGCCTCCATGTTGAGCCGACGAAGCTCAGCAGGGGTGGCGGTGCTGGAAGGGGCCCTCTACGTGGCCGGCGGCAATGATGGCACCAGCTGTCTCAATTCTGTGGAAAGATACAGCCCTAAGGCCGGTGCCTGGGAGAGCGTGGCACCCATGAACATCCGAAG gaGTACACACGACTTGGTGGCCATGGACGGCTGGCTGTATGCCGTGGGAGGCAACGACGGCAGCTCTAGCCTCAACTCCATCGAGAAGTACAACCCAAGGACCAACAAGTGGGTGGCCGCGTCCTGCATGTTCACGCGGCGCAGCAGCGTGGGCGTGGCCGTGCTCGAGCTGCTCAACTTCCCACCGCCCTCCTCGCCCACGCTGTCCGTGTCGTCCACCAGCCTCTGA
- the KLHL17 gene encoding kelch-like protein 17 isoform X1, protein MQPRSERPAGRTQSPEHGSPGPGPEAPPPPPPPQPPAPEAERARPRQARPTAPMEGAMQLLSREGHTVSHNSKRHYHDAFVAMSRMRQRGLLCDIVLHVAAKEIRAHKVVLASCSPYFHAMFTNEMSESRQTHVTLHDIDPQALDQLVQFAYTAEIVVGEGNVQTLLPAASLLQLNGVRDACCKFLLSQLDPSNCLGIRGFADTHSCSDLLKAAHRYVLQHFVDVAKTEEFMLLPLKQVLELVSSDSLNVPSEEDVYRAVLSWVKHDVDARRQHVPRLMKCVRLPLLSRDFLLGHVDAESLVRHHPDCKDLLIEALKFHLLPEQRGVLGTSRTRPRRCEGAGPVLFAVGGGSLFAIHGDCEAYDTRTDRWHVVASMSTRRARVGVAAVGNRLYAVGGYDGTSDLATVESYDPVTNTWQPEVSMGTRRSCLGVAALHGLLYAAGGYDGASCLNSAERYDPLTGTWTSIAAMSTRRRYVRVAMLDGNLYAVGGYDSSSHLATVEKYEPQVNAWTPVASMLSRRSSAGVAVLEGALYVAGGNDGTSCLNSVERYSPKAGAWESVAPMNIRRRLLPRPCPHGSPPPPPGVHTTWWPWTAGCMPWEATTAALASTPSRSTTQGPTSGWPRPACSRGAAAWAWPCSSCSTSHRPPRPRCPCRPPASDPRRGLH, encoded by the exons AAGCCCGGAACACGGCAGCCCGGGGCCCGGGCCGGAggcgccgccgccaccgccgccgccgcagccgccagC CCCGGAGGCAGAGCGTGCACGTCCTCGGCAGGCCCGGCCCACAGCCCCAATGGAGGGTGCAATGCAGCTGCTGAGCCGTGAGGGCCACACTGTGTCCCACAATTCCAAACGGCACTACCATGATGCCTTCGTGGCCATGAGCCGCATGCGGCAGCGTGGCCTCCTGTGTGACATCGTCCTGCACGTGGCAGCCAAGGAGATCCGAGCACACAAGGTGGTGCTGGCTTCTTGCAGCCCCTACTTCCACGCCATGTTCACAA ATGAGATGAGTGAAAGCCGCCAGACGCATGTGACTCTGCATGACATCGACCCTCAGGCCTTGGACCAGCTGGTGCAGTTTGCGTACACTGCTGAGATTGTGGTGGGCGAAGGAAACGTGCAG ACTCTGCTCCCAGCAGCCAGTCTCCTGCAGCTGAATGGCGTCCGTGACGCCTGCTGCAAGTTCCTGCTGAGTCAGCTCGACCCCTCCAACTGTCTGGGCATCCGGGGCTTTGCTGACACGCACTCATGCAGCGACCTGCTCAAGGCAGCACACAGGTATGTGCTGCAGCACTTCGTGGATGTGGCCAAGACTGAGGAGTTCATGCTGTTGCCACTAAAGCAG GTGCTGGAACTGGTCTCTAGCGACAGCCTGAACGTGCCTTCAGAGGAAGATGTCTACCGTGCCGTCCTGAGCTGGGTCAAACATGACGTGGATGCTCGGAGGCAGCATGTCCCGAGG ctGATGAAGTGTGTGCGCCTGCCCCTGCTGAGCCGGGACTTCCTGCTGGGCCACGTGGATGCAGAGAGCCTGGTGAGGCACCATCCTGACTGCAAGGACCTGCTTATTGAGGCCCTCAAGTTCCACCTGCTACCAGAGCAGAGGGGCGTTCTGGGCACCAGCCGTACACGGCCCCGGCGCTGTGAGGGAGCTGGCCCGGTGCTCTTTGCTGTGG GTGGTGGGAGCCTATTCGCCATCCATGGGGACTGTGAAGCCTACGACACACGCACTGACCGCTGGCACGTGGTGGCCTCCATGTCCACGCGCCGGGCCCGAGTGGGTGTGGCAGCAGTTGGGAACCGGCTATATGCTGTGGGTGG TTACGATGGGACTTCAGACCTGGCCACCGTAGAGTCGTACGACCCTGTGACCAACACCTGGCAGCCCGAGGTGTCCATGGGCACGAGGCGCAGCTGCCTGGGTGTGGCTGCCCTGCACGGGCTCCTGTATGCAGCTGGTGGCTACGATGGGGCCTCCTGCCTCAACAG TGCTGAGCGCTATGACCCTCTGACGGGAACATGGACATCCATCGCTGCCATGAGCACCCGGAGGCGATATGTACGTGTAGCCATGCTTG ATGGGAACCTATATGCTGTGGGTGGTTATGATAGCTCATCACACCTGGCAACTGTGGAGAAGTATGAGCCCCAG GTAAACGCATGGACCCCCGTGGCCTCCATGTTGAGCCGACGAAGCTCAGCAGGGGTGGCGGTGCTGGAAGGGGCCCTCTACGTGGCCGGCGGCAATGATGGCACCAGCTGTCTCAATTCTGTGGAAAGATACAGCCCTAAGGCCGGTGCCTGGGAGAGCGTGGCACCCATGAACATCCGAAG GAGGCTCCTCCCGCGGCCCTGCCCCCACGGCtcacctcctccacccccaggaGTACACACGACTTGGTGGCCATGGACGGCTGGCTGTATGCCGTGGGAGGCAACGACGGCAGCTCTAGCCTCAACTCCATCGAGAAGTACAACCCAAGGACCAACAAGTGGGTGGCCGCGTCCTGCATGTTCACGCGGCGCAGCAGCGTGGGCGTGGCCGTGCTCGAGCTGCTCAACTTCCCACCGCCCTCCTCGCCCACGCTGTCCGTGTCGTCCACCAGCCTCTGACCCGCGGCGCGGACTGCACTGA
- the KLHL17 gene encoding kelch-like protein 17 isoform X3 — MQPRSERPAGRTQSPEHGSPGPGPEAPPPPPPPQPPAPEAERARPRQARPTAPMEGAMQLLSREGHTVSHNSKRHYHDAFVAMSRMRQRGLLCDIVLHVAAKEIRAHKVVLASCSPYFHAMFTNEMSESRQTHVTLHDIDPQALDQLVQFAYTAEIVVGEGNVQTLLPAASLLQLNGVRDACCKFLLSQLDPSNCLGIRGFADTHSCSDLLKAAHRYVLQHFVDVAKTEEFMLLPLKQVLELVSSDSLNVPSEEDVYRAVLSWVKHDVDARRQHVPRLMKCVRLPLLSRDFLLGHVDAESLVRHHPDCKDLLIEALKFHLLPEQRGVLGTSRTRPRRCEGAGPVLFAVGGGSLFAIHGDCEAYDTRTDRWHVVASMSTRRARVGVAAVGNRLYAVGGAERYDPLTGTWTSIAAMSTRRRYVRVAMLDGNLYAVGGYDSSSHLATVEKYEPQVNAWTPVASMLSRRSSAGVAVLEGALYVAGGNDGTSCLNSVERYSPKAGAWESVAPMNIRRRLLPRPCPHGSPPPPPGVHTTWWPWTAGCMPWEATTAALASTPSRSTTQGPTSGWPRPACSRGAAAWAWPCSSCSTSHRPPRPRCPCRPPASDPRRGLH, encoded by the exons AAGCCCGGAACACGGCAGCCCGGGGCCCGGGCCGGAggcgccgccgccaccgccgccgccgcagccgccagC CCCGGAGGCAGAGCGTGCACGTCCTCGGCAGGCCCGGCCCACAGCCCCAATGGAGGGTGCAATGCAGCTGCTGAGCCGTGAGGGCCACACTGTGTCCCACAATTCCAAACGGCACTACCATGATGCCTTCGTGGCCATGAGCCGCATGCGGCAGCGTGGCCTCCTGTGTGACATCGTCCTGCACGTGGCAGCCAAGGAGATCCGAGCACACAAGGTGGTGCTGGCTTCTTGCAGCCCCTACTTCCACGCCATGTTCACAA ATGAGATGAGTGAAAGCCGCCAGACGCATGTGACTCTGCATGACATCGACCCTCAGGCCTTGGACCAGCTGGTGCAGTTTGCGTACACTGCTGAGATTGTGGTGGGCGAAGGAAACGTGCAG ACTCTGCTCCCAGCAGCCAGTCTCCTGCAGCTGAATGGCGTCCGTGACGCCTGCTGCAAGTTCCTGCTGAGTCAGCTCGACCCCTCCAACTGTCTGGGCATCCGGGGCTTTGCTGACACGCACTCATGCAGCGACCTGCTCAAGGCAGCACACAGGTATGTGCTGCAGCACTTCGTGGATGTGGCCAAGACTGAGGAGTTCATGCTGTTGCCACTAAAGCAG GTGCTGGAACTGGTCTCTAGCGACAGCCTGAACGTGCCTTCAGAGGAAGATGTCTACCGTGCCGTCCTGAGCTGGGTCAAACATGACGTGGATGCTCGGAGGCAGCATGTCCCGAGG ctGATGAAGTGTGTGCGCCTGCCCCTGCTGAGCCGGGACTTCCTGCTGGGCCACGTGGATGCAGAGAGCCTGGTGAGGCACCATCCTGACTGCAAGGACCTGCTTATTGAGGCCCTCAAGTTCCACCTGCTACCAGAGCAGAGGGGCGTTCTGGGCACCAGCCGTACACGGCCCCGGCGCTGTGAGGGAGCTGGCCCGGTGCTCTTTGCTGTGG GTGGTGGGAGCCTATTCGCCATCCATGGGGACTGTGAAGCCTACGACACACGCACTGACCGCTGGCACGTGGTGGCCTCCATGTCCACGCGCCGGGCCCGAGTGGGTGTGGCAGCAGTTGGGAACCGGCTATATGCTGTGGGTGG TGCTGAGCGCTATGACCCTCTGACGGGAACATGGACATCCATCGCTGCCATGAGCACCCGGAGGCGATATGTACGTGTAGCCATGCTTG ATGGGAACCTATATGCTGTGGGTGGTTATGATAGCTCATCACACCTGGCAACTGTGGAGAAGTATGAGCCCCAG GTAAACGCATGGACCCCCGTGGCCTCCATGTTGAGCCGACGAAGCTCAGCAGGGGTGGCGGTGCTGGAAGGGGCCCTCTACGTGGCCGGCGGCAATGATGGCACCAGCTGTCTCAATTCTGTGGAAAGATACAGCCCTAAGGCCGGTGCCTGGGAGAGCGTGGCACCCATGAACATCCGAAG GAGGCTCCTCCCGCGGCCCTGCCCCCACGGCtcacctcctccacccccaggaGTACACACGACTTGGTGGCCATGGACGGCTGGCTGTATGCCGTGGGAGGCAACGACGGCAGCTCTAGCCTCAACTCCATCGAGAAGTACAACCCAAGGACCAACAAGTGGGTGGCCGCGTCCTGCATGTTCACGCGGCGCAGCAGCGTGGGCGTGGCCGTGCTCGAGCTGCTCAACTTCCCACCGCCCTCCTCGCCCACGCTGTCCGTGTCGTCCACCAGCCTCTGACCCGCGGCGCGGACTGCACTGA
- the KLHL17 gene encoding kelch-like protein 17 isoform X2 yields MQPRSERPAGRTQSPEHGSPGPGPEAPPPPPPPQPPAPEAERARPRQARPTAPMEGAMQLLSREGHTVSHNSKRHYHDAFVAMSRMRQRGLLCDIVLHVAAKEIRAHKVVLASCSPYFHAMFTNEMSESRQTHVTLHDIDPQALDQLVQFAYTAEIVVGEGNVQTLLPAASLLQLNGVRDACCKFLLSQLDPSNCLGIRGFADTHSCSDLLKAAHRYVLQHFVDVAKTEEFMLLPLKQVLELVSSDSLNVPSEEDVYRAVLSWVKHDVDARRQHVPRLMKCVRLPLLSRDFLLGHVDAESLVRHHPDCKDLLIEALKFHLLPEQRGVLGTSRTRPRRCEGAGPVLFAVGGGSLFAIHGDCEAYDTRTDRWHVVASMSTRRARVGVAAVGNRLYAVGGYDGTSDLATVESYDPVTNTWQPEVSMGTRRSCLGVAALHGLLYAAGGYDGASCLNSAERYDPLTGTWTSIAAMSTRRRYVRVAMLDGNLYAVGGYDSSSHLATVEKYEPQVNAWTPVASMLSRRSSAGVAVLEGALYVAGGNDGTSCLNSVERYSPKAGAWESVAPMNIRRSTHDLVAMDGWLYAVGGNDGSSSLNSIEKYNPRTNKWVAASCMFTRRSSVGVAVLELLNFPPPSSPTLSVSSTSL; encoded by the exons AAGCCCGGAACACGGCAGCCCGGGGCCCGGGCCGGAggcgccgccgccaccgccgccgccgcagccgccagC CCCGGAGGCAGAGCGTGCACGTCCTCGGCAGGCCCGGCCCACAGCCCCAATGGAGGGTGCAATGCAGCTGCTGAGCCGTGAGGGCCACACTGTGTCCCACAATTCCAAACGGCACTACCATGATGCCTTCGTGGCCATGAGCCGCATGCGGCAGCGTGGCCTCCTGTGTGACATCGTCCTGCACGTGGCAGCCAAGGAGATCCGAGCACACAAGGTGGTGCTGGCTTCTTGCAGCCCCTACTTCCACGCCATGTTCACAA ATGAGATGAGTGAAAGCCGCCAGACGCATGTGACTCTGCATGACATCGACCCTCAGGCCTTGGACCAGCTGGTGCAGTTTGCGTACACTGCTGAGATTGTGGTGGGCGAAGGAAACGTGCAG ACTCTGCTCCCAGCAGCCAGTCTCCTGCAGCTGAATGGCGTCCGTGACGCCTGCTGCAAGTTCCTGCTGAGTCAGCTCGACCCCTCCAACTGTCTGGGCATCCGGGGCTTTGCTGACACGCACTCATGCAGCGACCTGCTCAAGGCAGCACACAGGTATGTGCTGCAGCACTTCGTGGATGTGGCCAAGACTGAGGAGTTCATGCTGTTGCCACTAAAGCAG GTGCTGGAACTGGTCTCTAGCGACAGCCTGAACGTGCCTTCAGAGGAAGATGTCTACCGTGCCGTCCTGAGCTGGGTCAAACATGACGTGGATGCTCGGAGGCAGCATGTCCCGAGG ctGATGAAGTGTGTGCGCCTGCCCCTGCTGAGCCGGGACTTCCTGCTGGGCCACGTGGATGCAGAGAGCCTGGTGAGGCACCATCCTGACTGCAAGGACCTGCTTATTGAGGCCCTCAAGTTCCACCTGCTACCAGAGCAGAGGGGCGTTCTGGGCACCAGCCGTACACGGCCCCGGCGCTGTGAGGGAGCTGGCCCGGTGCTCTTTGCTGTGG GTGGTGGGAGCCTATTCGCCATCCATGGGGACTGTGAAGCCTACGACACACGCACTGACCGCTGGCACGTGGTGGCCTCCATGTCCACGCGCCGGGCCCGAGTGGGTGTGGCAGCAGTTGGGAACCGGCTATATGCTGTGGGTGG TTACGATGGGACTTCAGACCTGGCCACCGTAGAGTCGTACGACCCTGTGACCAACACCTGGCAGCCCGAGGTGTCCATGGGCACGAGGCGCAGCTGCCTGGGTGTGGCTGCCCTGCACGGGCTCCTGTATGCAGCTGGTGGCTACGATGGGGCCTCCTGCCTCAACAG TGCTGAGCGCTATGACCCTCTGACGGGAACATGGACATCCATCGCTGCCATGAGCACCCGGAGGCGATATGTACGTGTAGCCATGCTTG ATGGGAACCTATATGCTGTGGGTGGTTATGATAGCTCATCACACCTGGCAACTGTGGAGAAGTATGAGCCCCAG GTAAACGCATGGACCCCCGTGGCCTCCATGTTGAGCCGACGAAGCTCAGCAGGGGTGGCGGTGCTGGAAGGGGCCCTCTACGTGGCCGGCGGCAATGATGGCACCAGCTGTCTCAATTCTGTGGAAAGATACAGCCCTAAGGCCGGTGCCTGGGAGAGCGTGGCACCCATGAACATCCGAAG gaGTACACACGACTTGGTGGCCATGGACGGCTGGCTGTATGCCGTGGGAGGCAACGACGGCAGCTCTAGCCTCAACTCCATCGAGAAGTACAACCCAAGGACCAACAAGTGGGTGGCCGCGTCCTGCATGTTCACGCGGCGCAGCAGCGTGGGCGTGGCCGTGCTCGAGCTGCTCAACTTCCCACCGCCCTCCTCGCCCACGCTGTCCGTGTCGTCCACCAGCCTCTGA